In a single window of the Arachis hypogaea cultivar Tifrunner chromosome 6, arahy.Tifrunner.gnm2.J5K5, whole genome shotgun sequence genome:
- the LOC112756137 gene encoding LOW QUALITY PROTEIN: abscisic acid 8'-hydroxylase CYP707A1-like (The sequence of the model RefSeq protein was modified relative to this genomic sequence to represent the inferred CDS: inserted 2 bases in 1 codon) gives MDVIFVCSTLILLTLFSSIMLLLFSPKRIRRRRRSQIHHHHTSTMIPKLPPGSMGWPYIGETLQLYSQDPNLFFFTKQKRYGEIFKSNILGCPCVMLTSPEAARFVLVTHSHLFKPTYPKSKERLIGPSALFFHQAQYHMRLRKLVXSLSLQSLKILVPKIEALALSSIQNWAPHHNNNGHVVNTFKEMKRFSFDVGILTIFGYLEPHLKEELKNNYWIVDKGYNSFPSTIPGTQYQKALLARKKLGKILCEIICERKEKKLVDRDLLSCLLNWKGEGGETLNDDQIADNIIGVLFAAQDTTASVMTWIVKYLHDQPKLLQTVKAEQKAIQKSNEVDNLPLSWNQTRNMPITYKVVLESLRMSSIISFPFREAVADVEYKGFLIPKGWKAMPLFRNIHHNPEFFSEPQKFNPSRFEVAPKPNTFMPFGSGVHACPGNELAKLETMIMVHHLVTKFMWELVGSECGIQYGPFPLPLNGLPTKFWRESTT, from the exons ATGGATGTAATATTTGTTTGCTCTACTCTCATTCTCCTTACCCTATTTTCATCAATCATGTTATTATTATTCTCTCCAAAaagaattagaagaagaagaagatctcaAATCCATCATCACCACACAAGTACTATGATTCCAAAGCTTCCACCAGGTTCAATGGGGTGGCCTTACATAGGGGAAACCCTCCAACTCTATTCTCAAGACCCCAATCTTTTCTTCTTTACCAAACAAAAAAG GTATGGTGAGATATTCAAGAGCAACATACTAGGTTGTCCATGTGTGATGCTTACAAGCCCTGAGGCAGCAAGGTTTGTGTTAGTGACTCATTCACACTTGTTCAAGCCAACATACCCAAAAAGCAAGGAACGTTTGATTGGTCCTTCTGCCTTGTTCTTCCACCAAGCTCAATATCACATGCGCCTTAGAAAGCTTGT GTCTCTCTCTCTTCAATCACTCAAGATTTTGGTGCCAAAAATTGAAGCCTTAGCTCTCTCTTCCATCCAAAATTGGGCTCCTCATCATAACAATAATGGCCATGTTGTTAACACATTCAAGGAAATGAAAAGG TTCTCTTTTGATGTTGGAATCCTTACAATTTTTGGGTATCTAGAGCCACATTTGAAGGAGGAGCTAAAGAACAACTACTGGATTGTGGACAAAGGCTATAATTCTTTTCCATCTACCATTCCAGGAACACAATATCAAAAAGCTCTCTtg GCAAGAAAGAAACTTGGGAAGATTCTATGTGAGATAATTTGtgagagaaaggagaagaaattGGTTGATAGAGATCTATTGAGTTGTCTACTAAATTGGAAAGGTGAAGGAGGAGAAACTTTGAATGATGATCAAATTGCAGATAACATTATTGGAGTGCTTTTTGCTGCTCAAGACACCACTGCTAGTGTCATGACATGGATAGTCAAGTATTTGCATGATCAACCCAAGCTTCTCCAAACTGTAAAg GCAGAACAAAAGGCTATTCAAAAGTCAAATGAAGTAGATAACCTTCCATTGAGTTGGAACCAAACTAGAAACATGCCAATTACCTATAAG GTTGTGTTAGAGAGCTTGAGAATGTCAAGCATAATATCATTCCCTTTCAGAGAAGCAGTTGCTGATGTTGAGTACAAGG GGTTCCTTATACCAAAAGGGTGGAAAGCAATGCCATTGTTCAGAAATATTCATCACAATCCAGAATTTTTCTCTGAGCCTCAGAAATTCAACCCTTCAAGGTTTGAG gttGCACCAAAACCCAATACATTCATGCCATTTGGCAGTGGAGTACATGCCTGCCCCGGTAATGAGCTAGCAAAGCTTGAGACAATGATTATGGTCCATCATTTGGTCACCAAGTTTAT GTGGGAATTGGTAGGATCAGAATGTGGGATTCAATATGGGCCATTTCCATTGCCATTGAATGGACTTCCAACCAAATTTTGGAGAGAATCTACCACCTAG